A stretch of the Macaca mulatta isolate MMU2019108-1 chromosome 16, T2T-MMU8v2.0, whole genome shotgun sequence genome encodes the following:
- the PIRT gene encoding phosphoinositide-interacting protein, with product MTMETLPKVLEVDEKSPEAKDLLPSQTASSLCISSRSESVWTTTPRSNWEIYRKPIVIMSVGGAILLFGVVITCLAYTLKLSKNNLSILKMVGPGFLSLGLMMLVCGLVWVPIIKKKQKHRQKSTFLRSLKSFFLTR from the coding sequence ATGACGATGGAGACTCTCCCCAAGGTTCTAGAGGTCGATGAGAAGTCTCCAGAAGCCAAGGACCTGCTGCCCAGCCAGACCGCCAGCTCCCTGTGCATCAGCTCCAGGAGCGAGTCTGTCTGGACCACCACCCCCAGGAGTAACTGGGAAATCTACCGCAAGCCCATCGTCATCATGTCGGTGGGCGGTGCCATCCTGCTTTTTGGCGTGGTCATCACCTGCTTGGCCTACACCTTGAAGCTGAGTAAGAATAATCTCTCCATCCTCAAAATGGTAGGGCCCGGCTTCCTGTCCCTGGGACTCATGATGCTCGTGTGCGGGCTGGTGTGGGTGCCCATcatcaaaaagaaacagaagcacagacagaagtCGACTTTCTTACGCAGCCTCAAGTCCTTCTTCCTGACTCGCTGA